From the Gramella sp. Hel_I_59 genome, one window contains:
- the ssb gene encoding single-stranded DNA-binding protein: MSTLKNHVQLIGNVGQDPQITNLESGKKVARFSLATNEFYKNEKGEKIQNTEWHTIVAWGKTAEIIEKYAGKGKEIGVAGKLKSRNYEDKDGVKLYVTEVEANEILLLGVKNGDSQ, translated from the coding sequence ATGAGTACTTTAAAAAATCACGTACAGTTAATTGGAAATGTCGGACAGGATCCACAAATCACGAACCTCGAAAGCGGTAAAAAAGTTGCCCGTTTTTCACTCGCCACTAATGAGTTTTATAAAAATGAAAAAGGCGAAAAAATACAGAATACCGAATGGCACACTATCGTGGCCTGGGGAAAAACTGCAGAAATTATTGAAAAATATGCCGGAAAGGGTAAAGAGATTGGAGTAGCTGGAAAACTTAAATCCCGTAACTATGAGGATAAAGATGGAGTAAAACTGTATGTAACCGAAGTAGAAGCCAACGAAATTCTTTTACTAGGTGTAAAAAATGGCGATAGCCAGTAA
- a CDS encoding JAB domain-containing protein gives MKTKVNEISIKYQGNFKISQAPKITSSLSASELLFSEWNKDQIGLQECFKVMLLNNANKVKGIYEVSTGGITGTLVDLRILFAVVLKSLTTSFILAHNHPSGTLRPSEADKRLTEKIKNAAVLFDIKVLDHLIITPDGNYFSFADEGLL, from the coding sequence ATGAAAACTAAAGTTAATGAAATCTCAATAAAATATCAGGGAAATTTTAAAATCTCTCAGGCTCCTAAAATTACTTCTTCGTTGAGTGCATCCGAACTATTATTTAGTGAGTGGAATAAAGACCAGATAGGACTGCAAGAATGCTTTAAAGTTATGCTTCTTAATAATGCCAATAAGGTTAAAGGAATCTATGAAGTTTCTACGGGTGGAATTACCGGCACATTAGTAGATTTGAGAATTCTTTTTGCGGTAGTTCTAAAGAGTTTGACTACCTCTTTTATTTTAGCACATAATCATCCCAGCGGAACTTTAAGACCGAGTGAAGCAGATAAAAGGCTTACAGAAAAAATAAAAAATGCTGCTGTGTTATTTGATATCAAAGTCCTTGATCATTTAATTATTACTCCAGACGGCAATTACTTCTCTTTTGCAGATGAGGGACTGTTATAA
- a CDS encoding BfmA/BtgA family mobilization protein yields the protein MDSFITIRFKRKTAKRFQEFSKIHFKSHTEAMSTILDFFFYNEISPKEKLGPTGRTIEAKLLKRINAVIAIMRDVEKTQTKPTVAMIQSLFETEEPTKKPLIVEKKYAEEKKEVRFREKQNPSNQL from the coding sequence ATGGATTCATTCATTACAATTAGGTTTAAACGGAAAACTGCCAAACGTTTTCAAGAATTTTCGAAAATACACTTCAAGTCACATACTGAAGCAATGTCAACTATTCTCGATTTTTTCTTCTATAACGAAATTTCGCCAAAGGAAAAATTAGGTCCAACGGGACGAACAATTGAAGCAAAACTTTTAAAAAGAATTAACGCAGTTATCGCCATAATGCGAGACGTGGAAAAGACACAAACGAAACCGACGGTAGCGATGATTCAATCCCTTTTTGAAACAGAAGAACCTACAAAAAAACCGCTGATTGTAGAGAAGAAATATGCCGAAGAAAAAAAGGAAGTACGCTTTCGCGAAAAGCAAAACCCAAGTAACCAACTTTAA
- the mobB gene encoding MobB family relaxase translates to MYITITPQKLGTNYSQSSADFVGYLEKENEGLEQQDMEHFFNQYGDEISAEEVVKEIDGNTAKLKKKEPKFYSITVSPSKYELRKLQNNKQDLKTYTRELMKDYVASFNREIHGRPITIDDIKYFAKIEHQRTFKGTDFQIKENQPYASKILQLKTEIRNVQEGRAEGNIKSLKREVAKLERQAPHQQNGKRIVQGMRKDGNQSHIHIIVSRKDASNSVSLSPGSKHKASEVEIHGKKVKRGFDRDTFFAKAEKTFDKTFDYKRNFAESYKARKDFVKNPNLYFAALMKLPANEKALAFKMITKTGLPILPSIPISQAQIALRVFKHLRRGVEVAIKSSSIGI, encoded by the coding sequence ATGTACATCACAATAACACCTCAAAAGTTGGGTACTAATTATTCACAAAGTTCAGCTGATTTTGTGGGCTATTTAGAGAAAGAAAACGAGGGTCTAGAACAGCAAGATATGGAACACTTTTTCAATCAATATGGCGATGAAATTTCCGCTGAAGAAGTGGTAAAAGAAATCGATGGAAACACCGCTAAATTGAAAAAGAAAGAACCCAAGTTTTATTCGATTACGGTCAGTCCGTCAAAGTACGAATTACGAAAACTTCAGAACAATAAGCAAGATTTAAAAACCTACACTCGTGAGTTGATGAAGGATTATGTTGCCAGTTTCAATCGAGAAATTCACGGAAGACCCATAACCATAGATGATATAAAATACTTCGCTAAAATTGAACATCAACGAACCTTTAAAGGAACAGATTTTCAGATTAAAGAGAATCAACCTTACGCTTCAAAAATTCTTCAGCTAAAAACTGAAATCCGAAATGTTCAAGAAGGAAGAGCTGAAGGGAATATTAAAAGTTTGAAAAGGGAAGTAGCAAAATTGGAACGCCAAGCACCGCATCAACAAAACGGAAAACGGATTGTCCAGGGAATGCGAAAAGATGGTAACCAAAGTCATATCCATATCATCGTGAGCAGAAAGGATGCTTCAAATTCGGTTAGTCTTTCTCCAGGAAGCAAACACAAAGCTTCGGAAGTTGAAATTCATGGTAAAAAGGTAAAGCGCGGTTTTGATAGAGATACCTTTTTCGCGAAAGCGGAAAAAACGTTTGACAAGACTTTTGACTATAAACGCAATTTTGCAGAATCCTATAAAGCCCGAAAGGATTTTGTAAAGAATCCTAATCTATACTTCGCCGCCTTGATGAAGTTGCCAGCCAATGAAAAAGCATTGGCTTTCAAAATGATCACAAAAACGGGATTGCCCATATTGCCAAGTATTCCAATTAGTCAAGCACAAATTGCACTTCGGGTTTTCAAGCATTTAAGACGTGGGGTAGAAGTGGCCATTAAATCAAGTTCCATCGGAATCTAA
- a CDS encoding type IV secretion system DNA-binding domain-containing protein → MEIDNLISVLSILGLSSMVFYAMFRLSKYAFLLNIAILSFLIFSISELNELVSILLYLVCPLMLINIGFYVFLHKTENVQNGDRKYQVNFATTKGNFKLDNIKRGASIIGSAGSGKTESVVYGFLKHFQKEHFCGIIHDYKDFELTEMAFPLFRDSDIPYKVISFDKIIHRVNPIAPRYLENEESVNEVSRVLIENLLEQRESGTTGTTKYFNDAAEGLIGGLIWKLKTDYSKYCTLPHLIAIYQILDTDSLIQFLETNTTSRAMADAFISGKDSDRQTAGVKSTLANALKRISTQRIFMALSADEVPLNINSEDNPAIISVVNNPKYETSYSPVVATIIHTITKQMSVRGQRPSFLLMEEAPTIRLLNMHRIPATLRSYDIATVYVMQDKVQNDIMYGDKASKAILSNLSYQFFGKVNDPDTAKYYERFFEIIKDPTKSISRGHNLDFDTRITTGEKEIPKIRANVFFRLKQGEFITYADGKDKKVQFKLARIQRQLPKESKQFSQADLAANFEKVYNEARSIFG, encoded by the coding sequence ATGGAGATAGATAATCTTATATCGGTACTTTCAATTCTTGGTTTATCCAGTATGGTTTTCTATGCGATGTTTCGGTTAAGCAAGTATGCGTTTCTTCTGAATATCGCAATACTTTCATTTCTCATTTTCTCTATTTCTGAATTGAACGAATTAGTATCAATATTGCTGTATCTGGTATGCCCGCTAATGCTAATTAATATAGGGTTTTATGTCTTTCTTCATAAAACTGAAAACGTACAGAATGGCGATAGAAAATATCAAGTCAATTTTGCTACGACCAAAGGAAATTTCAAATTGGATAATATCAAAAGGGGCGCATCCATAATAGGTTCTGCCGGAAGTGGAAAGACCGAAAGCGTGGTGTATGGCTTTTTAAAACATTTCCAGAAAGAACACTTTTGTGGAATTATTCACGACTACAAGGATTTTGAACTGACGGAAATGGCATTTCCACTTTTTAGGGATAGCGATATCCCGTATAAGGTCATTTCCTTCGATAAAATCATCCACAGGGTAAATCCTATCGCACCACGTTATTTAGAGAACGAGGAAAGCGTAAATGAGGTGTCAAGGGTATTAATTGAAAATCTTCTGGAACAAAGAGAAAGTGGAACAACTGGAACAACCAAATATTTTAATGATGCAGCTGAAGGTTTGATTGGTGGTTTGATTTGGAAGCTGAAAACCGACTATTCCAAATACTGTACGTTACCACATTTGATAGCGATTTATCAAATATTGGACACGGATAGCCTTATTCAGTTTTTGGAGACCAACACCACATCGAGGGCAATGGCAGATGCATTTATTAGTGGTAAGGATTCTGATAGGCAGACCGCTGGTGTAAAAAGCACCTTGGCCAATGCGCTGAAACGAATTAGTACACAGCGCATATTTATGGCATTATCCGCAGATGAAGTGCCACTAAATATTAATAGCGAGGATAATCCAGCAATCATTTCAGTAGTAAACAATCCAAAATATGAAACATCCTATTCGCCTGTTGTTGCAACCATTATTCACACTATTACCAAGCAAATGAGCGTACGCGGTCAGAGACCGTCTTTTTTGTTGATGGAAGAAGCACCTACCATCCGATTACTGAATATGCACCGCATTCCGGCAACGCTCAGAAGTTATGATATTGCTACTGTTTATGTAATGCAGGACAAAGTTCAGAATGATATTATGTATGGCGATAAGGCAAGCAAAGCGATTTTGAGCAACCTATCCTACCAGTTCTTCGGAAAGGTCAATGACCCAGATACGGCTAAATATTACGAGCGTTTTTTTGAAATCATTAAAGACCCGACGAAAAGTATCAGTCGTGGCCATAATCTCGATTTTGATACTCGTATTACGACTGGCGAAAAAGAAATCCCAAAGATTAGAGCGAACGTTTTTTTTAGATTGAAACAAGGCGAGTTTATTACCTATGCTGATGGTAAGGATAAGAAAGTTCAATTTAAATTAGCCCGAATTCAACGGCAGCTTCCTAAAGAATCCAAGCAATTTTCTCAAGCGGATTTAGCGGCTAATTTTGAAAAGGTTTATAATGAGGCGAGGTCGATATTTGGATAA
- a CDS encoding ATP-binding protein gives MTETNRIEYKRELSDGLEKDFIAFLNYLEGGIIYIGIDKEDNTYGLADATVTN, from the coding sequence ATGACAGAAACAAACCGCATAGAGTATAAAAGAGAATTGTCCGATGGACTTGAAAAAGATTTTATTGCATTTCTGAACTATCTTGAAGGTGGCATTATCTATATCGGTATTGATAAGGAAGATAACACTTACGGTTTGGCTGATGCGACGGTGACCAATTAA
- a CDS encoding DUF4138 domain-containing protein, translated as MKTFILILIGFVYTFAPRLCSAQATAQQQPIPLDTIYANDTKNVALFFPEPIRQGITGSDNFVFTYNREKEQYFGLLQAKPGKESNLLVINRNGSIFSYIVMYKKQLSKLNYFIPLSNSIGNEIQIVKDLVLVKSSEEFVDNSTYYYQKFCSYILNRKQRIGRIKKRNEGIILTVENIVFDKDELYFVIEIENTSTLDYNLNFLNLSIETRQKGKRKSLQRLYQEPIYKHNLPSKIMENETARFVYVLPKFSLSNDRRAILELNEKDGERNIKIKLSHRYINNPN; from the coding sequence ATGAAAACTTTTATCTTAATACTAATTGGATTTGTTTATACTTTCGCACCTCGACTTTGCTCGGCACAGGCTACAGCACAACAACAACCCATACCACTTGACACTATTTATGCCAACGACACTAAGAATGTTGCGCTATTCTTCCCAGAACCTATCCGCCAAGGTATAACCGGTTCTGACAATTTTGTATTTACTTACAATCGTGAAAAAGAACAGTATTTTGGCCTTCTTCAAGCGAAGCCGGGTAAGGAAAGTAATCTACTGGTAATCAATAGAAATGGTTCGATTTTTTCGTATATTGTAATGTATAAAAAACAGCTTTCTAAGCTCAATTATTTCATTCCTTTATCCAATAGTATCGGTAATGAAATACAGATTGTAAAGGATTTGGTTCTTGTAAAATCATCTGAAGAATTTGTAGATAACAGCACTTATTATTACCAAAAATTCTGCTCATATATTCTCAATAGAAAACAGCGTATAGGACGCATCAAGAAACGAAATGAAGGTATTATCTTGACCGTAGAGAACATTGTTTTTGATAAGGATGAACTCTATTTTGTTATCGAGATTGAAAATACCTCTACGTTGGATTACAATTTGAATTTCTTGAACCTTTCGATTGAAACAAGACAAAAAGGGAAAAGAAAATCATTGCAACGGCTTTATCAAGAACCGATATATAAACATAATCTGCCTTCTAAGATTATGGAAAATGAAACGGCTCGCTTTGTTTATGTGCTGCCCAAATTTTCACTATCCAATGACCGGAGGGCAATTTTGGAATTGAATGAAAAGGATGGCGAACGAAATATAAAAATCAAACTATCGCATAGATATATTAATAACCCAAATTAA
- the traM gene encoding conjugative transposon protein TraM produces MKVEKNKIVFAAVLAVIVIFIISYSVMVMGDDESETENLKQTLVPDLEEDQKEYDSKLDAINDLKKVRENNAPSIYDEKLIDSLGFYDPDLPDREKERIVDSIYEAGKIQYSEKRYQNLGQKRTVRKAVSKIDSVEVKREQKIQAKELGLEHQLFFAAALKPNEVSIIGNTDEAIYVVVDGDQVVKANTRLRMRLIKTATINGKLMPKNTPVFGFISFQPNRALIEIENIQHHPTKLKAFDLSDGSEGIYVQNNFRAEATTEVLDDIIGDINIPTIPQVGGVTKVLRRNNRNVKVTVLNNYRLILKPKL; encoded by the coding sequence ATGAAAGTAGAAAAGAATAAAATAGTATTTGCAGCAGTATTGGCCGTGATTGTAATATTCATCATTTCTTATTCCGTAATGGTAATGGGCGATGATGAAAGTGAAACTGAAAACCTTAAGCAAACCTTAGTTCCAGATTTAGAAGAAGATCAAAAAGAGTATGATTCCAAACTTGATGCGATTAACGACTTGAAGAAAGTACGTGAAAATAATGCGCCCAGCATTTACGATGAAAAACTGATTGATTCCTTGGGATTTTACGACCCAGATCTTCCAGATCGCGAAAAAGAGCGTATCGTAGATAGCATATATGAAGCTGGTAAGATCCAATATTCAGAAAAGCGATACCAAAACTTGGGACAGAAAAGAACTGTTCGCAAAGCGGTTTCAAAGATTGATTCTGTAGAAGTAAAACGAGAACAAAAAATCCAAGCGAAAGAATTGGGATTGGAACATCAATTGTTCTTTGCTGCTGCGCTTAAACCCAACGAAGTTTCAATCATCGGCAATACAGATGAAGCAATTTATGTGGTCGTTGATGGCGACCAAGTCGTAAAAGCGAATACCAGATTGCGAATGCGACTGATCAAAACTGCTACAATCAATGGTAAGCTGATGCCCAAGAATACACCTGTGTTTGGATTTATCAGCTTTCAGCCCAACCGAGCGCTCATTGAAATTGAGAACATACAGCACCACCCTACTAAACTTAAGGCTTTTGATTTATCAGATGGTAGCGAGGGCATCTACGTACAGAACAATTTCAGGGCAGAAGCCACCACCGAAGTTTTGGACGATATTATTGGTGACATTAACATACCTACCATTCCGCAAGTAGGTGGTGTCACAAAAGTCCTAAGGCGAAACAATCGCAATGTTAAAGTAACCGTATTAAATAACTACAGATTAATTCTAAAGCCTAAACTATGA
- a CDS encoding conjugal transfer protein TraK, with translation MKTPYKNIYSVLKLNRFIVLAVVVCALLSSTFSVWMVFNTNQKALNSAFAINTDGSIIPLKLVTQKENFRVEALAHLDLFHNYFYNIDASNYERNLEKALWLGNSSVDNLYRQKKADGVYNRLLQYSLVQKVLSIDSRLSENNGSYSFTTTTIFEINRGSIIDTYELVSTGNLITVNRNFPNNPHGLLITKYFENTLKKLNDESRKE, from the coding sequence ATGAAAACACCTTACAAGAACATTTACAGCGTCCTAAAATTGAATCGGTTTATCGTTTTGGCAGTAGTTGTCTGCGCCTTACTATCCAGCACATTTTCGGTTTGGATGGTATTCAACACCAATCAAAAAGCCCTCAATAGTGCCTTTGCTATCAATACCGATGGCAGTATAATTCCGCTGAAGCTCGTAACCCAAAAGGAAAATTTTCGGGTTGAAGCTTTAGCACATTTGGATCTGTTCCATAACTACTTCTATAACATAGATGCGAGTAATTATGAACGTAATTTGGAAAAGGCATTGTGGTTGGGCAATAGTTCCGTGGACAATCTCTACCGCCAGAAAAAAGCGGATGGTGTTTACAACAGGTTGCTTCAGTATTCCTTGGTTCAAAAAGTACTGAGCATCGATTCACGACTATCTGAAAATAATGGCTCGTATAGTTTTACAACAACCACCATTTTTGAAATCAATAGAGGTTCAATCATCGACACCTATGAGTTGGTTTCCACCGGAAACTTGATTACGGTTAACAGAAACTTCCCCAACAATCCACACGGATTATTGATTACCAAATATTTCGAGAACACCTTAAAAAAACTAAACGATGAAAGTAGAAAAGAATAA
- a CDS encoding conjugal transfer protein: MKTKILIIATAFIFLLPTRAACQGMPTYDNTNFISLVKQLVESGKQTAQMIKSVKFLKDAKESIEKVSSVVQQLRAVEEIGQNNQRLITVMQNDVQDILNSPYIKPEEVSRVAKSFDAIVQNSLETVDFIDEVLSSDYLKMSDAQRAEILKAKELESKQMVSNITTKTKRYRDIISFRKMQDKVNNRETFY; encoded by the coding sequence ATGAAGACAAAAATTTTAATTATCGCAACGGCATTCATCTTTTTATTGCCCACACGCGCTGCGTGTCAGGGAATGCCCACTTATGACAATACCAATTTTATCAGCTTGGTAAAACAACTTGTAGAATCAGGTAAACAGACAGCTCAAATGATTAAGTCTGTAAAATTCTTAAAAGATGCAAAGGAGAGCATTGAGAAAGTATCAAGTGTGGTACAGCAGCTTAGAGCAGTTGAGGAAATTGGACAGAACAATCAGCGCCTTATCACCGTAATGCAGAACGATGTACAGGACATACTCAACTCGCCCTACATCAAACCAGAGGAAGTTTCAAGGGTTGCAAAATCTTTTGATGCTATTGTTCAAAACTCATTGGAGACGGTAGATTTTATTGATGAAGTCCTGTCCAGCGATTATCTCAAAATGAGCGATGCACAACGTGCTGAAATCTTAAAAGCAAAGGAGCTTGAATCAAAGCAGATGGTTTCCAACATAACTACAAAAACAAAACGCTATCGAGACATTATTTCTTTCAGAAAGATGCAAGATAAAGTCAATAACCGAGAAACATTCTACTAA
- a CDS encoding TraG family conjugative transposon ATPase, whose translation MNKINISAYQPIADIQDNIVFANNGNVVICYKGNLPEIYSLSEKDFEDMHAAWFQALKSLPVGTVVHKQDIYLKKSYTSEQLPNSTFLEKATHEHFKGRGHIEHSCYLFFILTKNKALNNPKYVNPFRKVSKEIVQELDDNIKSFTNSVSDSVSFINNSRKMDFVSLNAKDIWQLTSAYFNGFNEGYDTDILLDKKSVNIGENHFEALAINSELCFGESVQSSKTNEKFTSDDFVFHQGFIDGIGLTLNENHIVNQILYLDDKQKWRKLLDKKVEELNKSSNFGSQNKVVLGKIQHILDQINADDNARIIRGHLNIIYWAKEAKELDKITSKIKTEFKELDIIPYYPRGEERKNYILNSYCCFSSNFSNNDLYVTDLKHALCLFINNTNYKSDNTGIIFNDREHNIPVLKDVWDEKKKRIKARNFAIFAPTGEGKSFLANNILRQYFEIGVRLVIIDLGGSYTKFAKLYPEEYTVLRYESGKNLGINPFYISHTNDLTPERLEDLSVFLFELFASDLKVTKAQLVSVKKILRHYYDSTSENHSLDGFYSFIERNQEDLLISLKIHPDYFNVTSFLHVMSEYVGDGLYSFLFEVSEDQTYKIEDKRLIVFELDEVKDNKEILSVMLKLIKSAIQRTIWKNRAEKGIILFDEFAKQLKFENVLESVEFYYQAIRKQNGAIGIILQSINQLPKNSTSASILENTQVIYSLNNEKGYDELVKRLNLSSHDLNQLKSINNNLSGPRKYTEMFIKIGRESNIFRLEVPKEVYAAYLTDGQENEEIMKLYKEHQDMQKAIIQFAAKT comes from the coding sequence ATGAACAAGATTAACATTTCAGCATATCAACCCATCGCAGATATTCAGGACAACATCGTGTTTGCCAACAATGGTAACGTTGTCATATGCTATAAAGGGAATCTACCAGAAATATACTCTCTTTCTGAAAAGGATTTTGAAGATATGCACGCTGCTTGGTTTCAGGCTTTGAAATCATTGCCAGTTGGTACTGTGGTTCACAAGCAGGATATCTACCTCAAGAAATCATATACTTCAGAACAACTTCCGAATTCAACCTTTCTGGAAAAGGCTACCCACGAGCATTTTAAAGGTCGTGGGCATATTGAGCACAGCTGTTATTTATTCTTCATCTTGACTAAAAACAAGGCACTCAACAATCCGAAATATGTCAATCCCTTCAGGAAAGTTTCAAAAGAAATCGTACAGGAACTGGATGATAATATTAAGAGCTTCACGAACTCGGTAAGTGATTCAGTTTCCTTTATCAATAACAGCCGAAAGATGGATTTTGTTTCGCTTAATGCGAAAGATATTTGGCAACTAACAAGTGCCTACTTCAATGGCTTCAATGAAGGTTACGACACCGATATTTTACTTGATAAAAAAAGCGTCAATATTGGCGAAAACCATTTTGAGGCCCTGGCCATCAACAGCGAACTGTGCTTTGGCGAAAGTGTACAGAGTAGCAAAACCAATGAGAAATTCACTTCTGACGATTTTGTATTTCATCAAGGGTTTATTGATGGCATAGGGCTTACGCTTAACGAGAACCACATTGTCAATCAAATTCTTTATTTGGATGACAAACAAAAATGGCGTAAGCTACTCGATAAGAAGGTTGAGGAACTAAACAAAAGTTCAAACTTTGGTTCACAAAATAAAGTAGTGCTTGGTAAAATCCAACACATCCTTGACCAAATCAATGCTGATGATAATGCCCGAATTATTCGTGGTCATCTCAATATTATCTATTGGGCAAAGGAAGCCAAAGAGCTCGACAAAATAACTTCAAAAATAAAGACGGAATTTAAGGAACTGGATATCATCCCGTATTACCCAAGAGGCGAAGAACGTAAAAACTATATTTTAAATAGTTACTGCTGTTTTTCGTCCAATTTTTCAAATAACGATTTATATGTAACTGACTTAAAACACGCACTTTGTCTTTTTATCAATAACACTAACTACAAAAGTGATAACACCGGAATCATTTTTAATGACCGTGAGCATAACATTCCTGTTTTAAAGGATGTTTGGGACGAAAAGAAGAAAAGAATAAAGGCACGAAACTTCGCCATTTTTGCACCAACTGGTGAAGGCAAATCTTTTCTGGCAAATAACATTCTACGTCAATATTTTGAAATTGGCGTTCGCCTGGTCATTATCGACTTAGGTGGCTCTTATACCAAGTTTGCAAAGCTCTATCCTGAAGAATATACGGTGCTTCGCTACGAAAGTGGAAAGAACCTTGGTATCAATCCATTTTACATTAGCCACACTAATGACCTTACACCAGAACGTTTGGAAGATTTGTCCGTGTTCCTCTTTGAACTGTTTGCTTCAGACTTAAAGGTTACAAAGGCACAATTGGTATCAGTCAAAAAAATACTGCGTCATTATTACGATAGCACTTCAGAAAATCATTCACTGGATGGTTTCTACAGCTTTATAGAAAGGAATCAGGAAGATCTTCTGATCAGCCTAAAAATCCATCCCGATTATTTCAATGTGACGAGCTTCTTGCACGTAATGTCAGAATATGTCGGGGATGGTCTATATAGCTTCCTTTTTGAAGTGAGCGAAGATCAGACCTATAAAATTGAGGACAAGCGTTTGATTGTTTTTGAACTGGATGAAGTGAAGGACAATAAGGAAATCCTGTCTGTAATGTTAAAACTGATTAAGTCAGCTATCCAAAGAACCATCTGGAAGAATAGAGCAGAAAAAGGCATTATCCTCTTTGATGAGTTTGCAAAACAATTAAAGTTTGAAAATGTCCTGGAAAGTGTCGAATTCTACTACCAAGCAATACGAAAACAGAACGGAGCTATCGGTATCATTCTTCAATCCATTAATCAGCTTCCGAAAAATTCCACTTCAGCGAGTATTCTTGAAAACACGCAGGTCATTTATAGCCTGAATAATGAAAAAGGCTATGACGAATTGGTCAAACGTCTCAATCTATCCAGCCACGATTTGAACCAATTAAAATCAATCAATAACAATCTTTCCGGTCCACGGAAGTACACCGAAATGTTTATCAAAATTGGCAGAGAAAGTAACATCTTCCGTCTGGAAGTTCCGAAGGAAGTATATGCAGCTTACTTGACCGATGGACAAGAAAATGAGGAAATAATGAAGCTCTACAAAGAGCATCAGGATATGCAAAAAGCAATAATTCAATTCGCAGCTAAAACATAA
- a CDS encoding N-acetylmuramoyl-L-alanine amidase: protein MKNLLKNVSFVILLLKMCLIFGQEVDVQRRIVIDVGHGGKDAGAIGVNGIQEKDVVLSIANAILKLNNELKKPLDIYLIRYSDTLISLSDRTKLAKALKADLFISLHCNHSDNPNARGIEVFVANSNSQYSEDATWLAFQSQAALNKELGFDSRGVKFANFQVLRGTIDYCPAVLIELGFLSNHDEGNFISENNNIEHIALSILSSIQKSIEL, encoded by the coding sequence ATGAAAAATCTCCTCAAAAACGTCAGTTTTGTGATTTTGCTCCTGAAAATGTGTCTCATTTTCGGGCAGGAAGTCGATGTTCAAAGGAGAATTGTAATTGATGTTGGACACGGTGGAAAAGATGCCGGTGCAATTGGCGTAAATGGCATCCAAGAAAAGGATGTGGTTTTGTCGATTGCAAATGCTATTTTGAAGCTGAATAATGAATTGAAAAAGCCTTTGGATATTTATTTAATCAGGTATAGTGATACGCTTATTTCTTTATCGGACAGAACCAAGCTTGCAAAAGCTTTGAAAGCAGATTTGTTTATTTCGCTGCATTGCAATCATTCGGATAATCCAAATGCTAGAGGAATTGAGGTGTTTGTGGCAAACTCCAATTCACAATATTCAGAGGATGCCACTTGGTTGGCTTTTCAATCGCAAGCTGCACTTAATAAGGAATTAGGATTTGATAGTAGGGGGGTGAAGTTTGCGAATTTTCAGGTGTTGCGGGGAACTATAGATTATTGTCCTGCTGTTTTGATCGAATTGGGTTTCTTGTCCAATCACGATGAGGGCAACTTTATTTCAGAGAACAACAATATTGAACACATCGCACTATCGATATTATCATCTATTCAAAAATCAATAGAATTATGA